Sequence from the Strix uralensis isolate ZFMK-TIS-50842 chromosome 1, bStrUra1, whole genome shotgun sequence genome:
TTGTTCCTCGTCCCCGATCCTCACGGAGAGGCCCTGACGTGTTGCCATGGCCGAGGGAGCCGCGGCGGCGCCGGCGTGCTTCAGCGAGGAGGATTTTTACTGCCCCGTCTGCCAGGAAGTGTTCAAAACGCCCGTGAGGACTGCGAACTGCCAGCACGTGTGGGTATTCCTCCCTgccgcccccctccccaccccagcccccttCATAAGCCTTTACCTCGCCTCCTGCGGTTCTCTGCCCCCCCCAGCGCACGGAGCCCCGGCCGGGAGGCGGGAGGCCGGCCGGACCCGTGGAGCTGGTTGCCACCCGCCGCCGGGAGCTGGCTGGAAGGTTTGCGTGGCGAGGGCTGCCCCGGCCTCCCCTCGCCTCTTTCTTTCGTAGCGGCTGAGGACTGGTCAGTTAGGAAAAGCCACCTCCTGCAGCGAGCCCCTGGTCGTCTGGTCGGTGGTGGCCGAGTTTCGCAGCCGGTGAAAACATCTTGCACCTCTAACCTACCTCGCTCGCGTTTTTAACTTCGTAGTTTCCTGGTCGTTTTCAGGCAAGGAGCATAGCTTAGTTGCTCTCTCATTTCAGTTCATCTATTCTGCATTTTTCAGAGGAACATGTAATTACAAAGTACTACTTTCTAGAAAAGCAAAGTAGCTTTGGCAGTTGGTACGCGAGGACAACGACAAAAGCTGATGAACTTTGATGATCTTTGGAAACGCGTGCTAAATGGAGCTTTGTGGTATTTTTGGCTCCGCTTAAGGACAATAAACAGGAATTACTCTGATAAGATTTTCCAATATCACGTGCCTGCTGCACCATTTAGTAGCTCATTAATGATCAATCCAGTGTACAGCTCAGGAATACTAGTTGGTAATTAGTAAGATCTTTACCTAAAGTACATTGCCAAGTTCCCCTAATTTCTGTATGCAACTTTGTAAGCACCATTATTTTGCTTATATTTGTAAAGATTTGTATTCAGTAGACTATTACTCtgatatatatcttttttttcccctaacaatCACCCAGCTCTCTTCAAGGATGAAGTATCTAACTCTCATCACTTTGCTAACCAGTGTTTGTGGTAACTTTTTAATTTAGGTTTTGCAGGAAATGCTTCTTGACAGCTATCAGAGAAAGTGGAACACATTGTCCTCTCTGCCGGGGGAGCGtgactaaaaaagaaagaacatatcCCAAAAGGGCTCTAGATGTTGAAAACAGTATGAAGAAAGCTTCTGGGGGCTGTAGATGCTGTGAGAAGCAGGTAGAGTAAAACTTTACAAAAAGTTGGATACATTTTTCTTATTGTTGACCAGACACACTTTTACTGTGTGTTGTTCTTGTCTTGGAGCTAAAAAACCTATATCAGTCTGAACTTAACTTTGTATCACTTATGCATATACTGGGCATGCAGTGCCTGCTGGGTATGCCTAATAGCTGTAAACTGAAGGAGGATCTTGTATTATCTGTAAAGACTTTTTAAGTGGAGTGCcagtttttctccaaaacaaTGCGAAAACTGAATATAGTTATAAAACTGGCAAAAGTTAGACAACTGAAAATGAAAGTTGCAGATATATGGAAAAACCTCAGAAACTTTCACTGTGGAAACAAAAGTGCTTAGAGATactgtaaaatttaatttaaaacaaaacaaaaaaaaagggtcGTTGTGTGTACACTGAGAGTAATCATAGCTAACTTCCCTCTGCCCCATCAGTCTGTTTACATTCCCTTTGTAAAGGGGTCATTATTTTCAGAACATTGGGAGAAATCTTGAcacccactgaaatcaacagtaATCTCTCCTGGTATAAATGAATGCAGGATTTCAGCCACACATTTTGTTTACATCAAATTGCATCGAATCCAGGTACTCTTCATGGTTGTTTCATTTCACCTAGGACTTAGTTCTGCTAGTGTGAAGATTAGCACTAGTGGAAAGCTGAGCTGCTTGCTTTGTTCCACATGATTCATTAGGATGAAAAGCTGGGAGAAAGAAATGGTAGCAAGTTGGTAAACTGGAAGGAAGAACCAAATGGATCCCCAGAAGAACTTTAATGGAATTCAGGCACAGGCATGTGGGAGATGATCTTGTTCAGCCTCTAGACCTGTGAGCACTTTCTGACAGTGCTGTTGGACCTGAAATTCTGATTTAGGGTATGTCCAGCACAGCTGTCTTCTGAGAAATccaagcaatttattttcttacctTGCATTTAAGGTGGATAGACAGCCTTAAGTTGGTGTTCATtcaccctttttatttttttccttccctttcaaagAGAAAAGTTACATCTTCTCAGAACACACctaatgcaaaaatattttgctctgcaCAAGGCAACAGCAGGCCAGAGAAGACTGAAGGAGCAGTGGTGCTTATTCCATCCTCATGGCCCCTCTCTGTTGTAGCTCATCAGTTACTGATCCTGGATGTGGGAGGCGTAGTTCCCGTGACTTTGTTTCAGTAAAATGGAGTTTACTTGCATCTTTCACCCCTGAAAGAGCTCTCAGATGCCTGGCTGTTGGGAGTTTGGGGAGTGGGAATGTTCTCCAGTCTCACAGAGTGACAGAGGCTCTATGGAAAAAGCAGTCGAAGCTcttctgttggggaaaaaaagtgttcatgCTGAGAAGGGAGACACAAgttctgttttctgctgcatATGATGTCTATATAATTCCTGCATGCATGGCTTTCTGTTGGCAGAATTATCTCTTCCTTCTATCCCTGGATTGTTTAGTATCATTTCAATAATTTGGCATTTCATTTACAGGTTAGATTTTCGTGGATGAGACAGCATTATAAAACGTGTAAGAAGTATCAGGATGAATATGGTGTTTCTTCTATTATTCCAAACTTACAGATTTCCCAAGATTCAACAGGGAACAGGTAATCAGGGTGTTTTATATATAACAATGcatcttctttttcccctgctccaaccccaggaaagtatttttttttccagggcatGCCTTCTTTTTGCAATAATTATTGTCCGTATTTTTGTACTtcaaaaaatgaaagattttccaGGTCTTCTTTACCCTTAGCATACAGGAGAAAACCTTCCTGCATGATGGTTTGGAATGTCTTCTAGGGACTCTCCTAACAAGTGCACAGTATTTGTAGCTTGCTTTCCTTGCCTTGACAGCATTTGAGCAGCTTACTTTGTAACATATTTCATAACATTTAGCCCCAGGGAAGTTccctttttatttcccctcccctttcctagGTCTGTTTTAGCGGTTATCCTGTTTCAAAACATTACTGTGCAagcttttgctttctgattgaATTTGGTTTGAACTGATCGCTTATGAAACCTACAAGGAACTCCAATATGTTACACACCATAAAATACAAATGACACTTACCGTTTGTTTTCAGGCAGTAAAGCTaaagaactttctttttcatACCTTCTCACTGATGTATTTGGTTTGGTTGGggatttttgcttatttttgaaGACCTTTTTTTACATATTAGTTTCATAGGGCTTTATTATATATAGCCTGtcctttatttactttcttttgacATCTA
This genomic interval carries:
- the RNF138 gene encoding E3 ubiquitin-protein ligase RNF138 isoform X3: MAEGAAAAPACFSEEDFYCPVCQEVFKTPVRTANCQHVFCRKCFLTAIRESGTHCPLCRGSVTKKERTYPKRALDVENSMKKASGGCRCCEKQVRFSWMRQHYKTCKKYQDEYGVSSIIPNLQISQDSTGNSSRSDAISDNGEMANNQILQGETSGHPTFKCPLCQEANFTRQRLLDHCNNRHLYQIVPVILTRLLEILLAI
- the RNF138 gene encoding E3 ubiquitin-protein ligase RNF138 isoform X1, whose protein sequence is MAEGAAAAPACFSEEDFYCPVCQEVFKTPVRTANCQHVFCRKCFLTAIRESGTHCPLCRGSVTKKERTYPKRALDVENSMKKASGGCRCCEKQVRFSWMRQHYKTCKKYQDEYGVSSIIPNLQISQDSTGNSSRSDAISDNGEMANNQILQGETSGHPTFKCPLCQEANFTRQRLLDHCNNRHLYQIVPVICPICVSLPWADTNPVTRNLVSHLNLRHRFDYGEFVNLQLDEEAQYQNAVQESCHVNF
- the RNF138 gene encoding E3 ubiquitin-protein ligase RNF138 isoform X2; its protein translation is MAEGAAAAPACFSEEDFYCPVCQEVFKTPVRTANCQHVFCRKCFLTAIRESGTHCPLCRGSVTKKERTYPKRALDVENSMKKASGGCRCCEKQVRFSWMRQHYKTCKKYQDEYGVSSIIPNLQISQDSTGNSRSDAISDNGEMANNQILQGETSGHPTFKCPLCQEANFTRQRLLDHCNNRHLYQIVPVICPICVSLPWADTNPVTRNLVSHLNLRHRFDYGEFVNLQLDEEAQYQNAVQESCHVNF